A single Thunnus thynnus chromosome 6, fThuThy2.1, whole genome shotgun sequence DNA region contains:
- the si:ch73-206d17.1 gene encoding tyrosine-protein kinase STYK1 isoform X2 yields the protein MDVNTKCGNDTSFPLCSEESSGPLAVIIIPSLLALSTVFVVALIFCGLHKNKQRAQRTSAHFTNGQKSVSLTAASVSTPKIQAALNPWEIPEECVLEGLEFWQTGRYGPICKGLLKKRDGASSGVVVKSLRDGPNQPEAKEFVQWILFHVTVCKHENVVQMLYCQTKRLPMYLVLDAYSPGNLLHFLWSLKNRNSNIADPPQSFSERSVFLVAKQVAAGLDYLMSAHRLVHGDVAARNILIGPGLSARVSGLGVAFGGRKMDSAIRQRAAKVPLKWQAPERIMMQLSIDRSDVWSFGILLYELITLGSPPYPELEPQSVLPKLQGSYRMKRPENCGGPLYDLMKYCWMWSFKDRPAFSSIIKLLESSLHLAATKDICVPEIMDIFEYNRKAGLLS from the exons ATGGatgtaaacacaaaatgtgGCAACGATACCTCATTCCCTTTGTGCT CTGAAGAATCATCCGGTCCTCTCGCTGTGATTATCATCCCTTCTCTGTTGGCTCTGAGCACAGTTTTTGTGGTGGCTCTGATTTTCTGCGGTCTCCACAAGAACAAACAAAGAGCACAGAGGACGTCGGCTCATTTTACAAATG GCCAGAAGAGTGTATCCCTGACTGCAGCTTCTGTAAGCACTCCAAAGATCCAGGCAGCTTTGAATCCCTGGGAAATTCCTGAGGAGTGTGTTCTTGAGGGACTAGAGTTTTGGCAGACAGGCCGCTATGGCCCCATTTGTAAAGGTCTGCTGAAGAAGAGAGATGGAGCCTCCTCTGGCGTTGTGGTTAAGTCCCTCCGAG ATGGCCCCAACCAGCCTGAAGCTAAGGAGTTTGTGCAGTGGATCCTGTTCCATGTCACAGTGTGTAAACATGAGAATGTGGTGCAGATGTTGTACTGTCAGACCAAACGTCTTCCCATGTACCTGGTCTTAGACGCCTACAGCCCAGGGAACCTCCTTCATTTCCTCTGGtcactcaaaaat AGGAATTCAAACATTGCGGATCCCCCGCAGAGCTTCTCTGAGAGGTCAGTGTTTCTGGTGGCAAAGCAGGTTGCAGCGGGTTTG GATTACCTGATGTCAGCGCACAGGCTGGTGCATGGTGATGTTGCTGCCAGGAACATCTTAATTGGCCCAGGCCTCTCAGCCCGAGTGTCTGGGCTGGGTGTGGCGTTCGGAGGACGCAAAATGGATTCAGCAATTAGGCAGAGGGCAGCAAAGGTGCCTCTTAAATGGCAAGCTCCAGAGAGGATTATGATGCAGCTCAGTATCGACAGGAGCGACGT GTGGTCATTTGGAATTCTACTGTATGAACTGATTACCTTAG GCTCTCCTCCATATCCTGAGCTGGAGCCTCAGTCTGTGCTCCCAAAGCTACAAGGGTCTTATCGAATGAAGAGACCAGAGAACTGTGGAGGACCTTT GTATGATCTGATGAAGTACTGTTGGATGTGGAGTTTCAAAGACCGACCTGCATTCTCATCCATCATAAAGCTGTTAGAGTCCTCACTGCACCTAGCAGCTACTAAAGACATTTGCGTTCCTGAAATAATGGACATATTTGAGTATAACAGAAAGGCGGGACTGCTCTCATAG
- the si:ch73-206d17.1 gene encoding tyrosine-protein kinase STYK1 isoform X1, whose translation MDVNTKCGNDTSFPLCSEESSGPLAVIIIPSLLALSTVFVVALIFCGLHKNKQRAQRTSAHFTNGQKSVSLTAASVSTPKIQAALNPWEIPEECVLEGLEFWQTGRYGPICKGLLKKRDGASSGVVVKSLRDGPNQPEAKEFVQWILFHVTVCKHENVVQMLYCQTKRLPMYLVLDAYSPGNLLHFLWSLKNVTVRNSNIADPPQSFSERSVFLVAKQVAAGLDYLMSAHRLVHGDVAARNILIGPGLSARVSGLGVAFGGRKMDSAIRQRAAKVPLKWQAPERIMMQLSIDRSDVWSFGILLYELITLGSPPYPELEPQSVLPKLQGSYRMKRPENCGGPLYDLMKYCWMWSFKDRPAFSSIIKLLESSLHLAATKDICVPEIMDIFEYNRKAGLLS comes from the exons ATGGatgtaaacacaaaatgtgGCAACGATACCTCATTCCCTTTGTGCT CTGAAGAATCATCCGGTCCTCTCGCTGTGATTATCATCCCTTCTCTGTTGGCTCTGAGCACAGTTTTTGTGGTGGCTCTGATTTTCTGCGGTCTCCACAAGAACAAACAAAGAGCACAGAGGACGTCGGCTCATTTTACAAATG GCCAGAAGAGTGTATCCCTGACTGCAGCTTCTGTAAGCACTCCAAAGATCCAGGCAGCTTTGAATCCCTGGGAAATTCCTGAGGAGTGTGTTCTTGAGGGACTAGAGTTTTGGCAGACAGGCCGCTATGGCCCCATTTGTAAAGGTCTGCTGAAGAAGAGAGATGGAGCCTCCTCTGGCGTTGTGGTTAAGTCCCTCCGAG ATGGCCCCAACCAGCCTGAAGCTAAGGAGTTTGTGCAGTGGATCCTGTTCCATGTCACAGTGTGTAAACATGAGAATGTGGTGCAGATGTTGTACTGTCAGACCAAACGTCTTCCCATGTACCTGGTCTTAGACGCCTACAGCCCAGGGAACCTCCTTCATTTCCTCTGGtcactcaaaaatgtaactGTG AGGAATTCAAACATTGCGGATCCCCCGCAGAGCTTCTCTGAGAGGTCAGTGTTTCTGGTGGCAAAGCAGGTTGCAGCGGGTTTG GATTACCTGATGTCAGCGCACAGGCTGGTGCATGGTGATGTTGCTGCCAGGAACATCTTAATTGGCCCAGGCCTCTCAGCCCGAGTGTCTGGGCTGGGTGTGGCGTTCGGAGGACGCAAAATGGATTCAGCAATTAGGCAGAGGGCAGCAAAGGTGCCTCTTAAATGGCAAGCTCCAGAGAGGATTATGATGCAGCTCAGTATCGACAGGAGCGACGT GTGGTCATTTGGAATTCTACTGTATGAACTGATTACCTTAG GCTCTCCTCCATATCCTGAGCTGGAGCCTCAGTCTGTGCTCCCAAAGCTACAAGGGTCTTATCGAATGAAGAGACCAGAGAACTGTGGAGGACCTTT GTATGATCTGATGAAGTACTGTTGGATGTGGAGTTTCAAAGACCGACCTGCATTCTCATCCATCATAAAGCTGTTAGAGTCCTCACTGCACCTAGCAGCTACTAAAGACATTTGCGTTCCTGAAATAATGGACATATTTGAGTATAACAGAAAGGCGGGACTGCTCTCATAG
- the tmem269 gene encoding transmembrane protein 269 isoform X3 yields the protein MVMGMASILSSLNGHHHAACWLVLIGYLLDLADGAVARRLDACSALGAKLDDFADFTTFGIATSLLLRTPDLLDNILCMCYVMSVFVRLCFFSSGIPFMYRGLPCIYSSAILASASLLSGGNMAVLRVIAVAMILFMISQNFYPHDRVLESQAWKKAVYAGGVIMVFCSSFPPACVYYLLWSVSYILFPTSLWSSKV from the exons ATGGTAATGGGCATGGCCTCCATTCTCAGCAGTCTCAATGG GCACCATCATGCTGCATGTTGGCTGGTTCTGATTGGCTACCTGCTGGATTTGGCAGATGGAGCAGTTGCCAGGCGACTTGATGCCTGCTCTGCACTGG GTGCAAAGCTAGATGATTTTGCTGACTTCACAACCTTTGGGATTGCCACATCGTTGCTCCTGAGGACACCTGACCTGCTGGATAACATCCTATGCATGTGTTACGTCATGTCTGTGTTCGTCCGCCTCTGTTTCTTCTCAAGCG GCATCCCATTCATGTATCGTGGTCTGCCCTGCATCTACTCTTCAGCCATCCTGGCCAGTGCCTCTCTGCTGTCGGGGGGAAACATGGCCGTGCTGCGGGTCATCGCGGTGGCCATGATCCTCTTCATGATCAGTCAGAACTTTTACCCCCACGACAGAGTGCTAGAGTCGCAGGCCTGGAAGAAAGCAGTCTACGCTGGAG gaGTCATCATGGTCTTCTGCTCTTCCTTCCCCCCTGCATGTGTATACTACTTACTGTGGTCTGTCTCCTACATTTTGTTCCCAACATCCCTTTGGAGCAGCAAAGTATAA
- the tmem269 gene encoding transmembrane protein 269 isoform X1 has product MILLTPSSGFFQCTNKLFLSDQATGLQIKEFARKNAANALSVANMVMGMASILSSLNGHHHAACWLVLIGYLLDLADGAVARRLDACSALGAKLDDFADFTTFGIATSLLLRTPDLLDNILCMCYVMSVFVRLCFFSSGIPFMYRGLPCIYSSAILASASLLSGGNMAVLRVIAVAMILFMISQNFYPHDRVLESQAWKKAVYAGGVIMVFCSSFPPACVYYLLWSVSYILFPTSLWSSKV; this is encoded by the exons ATGATCCTCCTGACTCCCTCATCTG GTTTCTTCCAGTGTACCAACAAGCTCTTTCTGAGTGATCAGGCCACAGGACTCCAGATCAAGGAGTTTGCACGTAAAAATGCAGCTAACGCTCTGTCAGTTGCCAACATGGTAATGGGCATGGCCTCCATTCTCAGCAGTCTCAATGG GCACCATCATGCTGCATGTTGGCTGGTTCTGATTGGCTACCTGCTGGATTTGGCAGATGGAGCAGTTGCCAGGCGACTTGATGCCTGCTCTGCACTGG GTGCAAAGCTAGATGATTTTGCTGACTTCACAACCTTTGGGATTGCCACATCGTTGCTCCTGAGGACACCTGACCTGCTGGATAACATCCTATGCATGTGTTACGTCATGTCTGTGTTCGTCCGCCTCTGTTTCTTCTCAAGCG GCATCCCATTCATGTATCGTGGTCTGCCCTGCATCTACTCTTCAGCCATCCTGGCCAGTGCCTCTCTGCTGTCGGGGGGAAACATGGCCGTGCTGCGGGTCATCGCGGTGGCCATGATCCTCTTCATGATCAGTCAGAACTTTTACCCCCACGACAGAGTGCTAGAGTCGCAGGCCTGGAAGAAAGCAGTCTACGCTGGAG gaGTCATCATGGTCTTCTGCTCTTCCTTCCCCCCTGCATGTGTATACTACTTACTGTGGTCTGTCTCCTACATTTTGTTCCCAACATCCCTTTGGAGCAGCAAAGTATAA
- the tmem269 gene encoding transmembrane protein 269 isoform X2: MILLTPSSGFFQCTNKLFLSDQATGLQIKEFARKNAANALSVANMVMGMASILSSLNGHHHAACWLVLIGYLLDLADGAVARRLDACSALGAKLDDFADFTTFGIATSLLLRTPDLLDNILCMCYVMSVFVRLCFFSSGIPFMYRGLPCIYSSAILASASLLSGGNMAVLRVIAVAMILFMISQNFYPHDRVLESQAWKKAVYAGVKDDRN, from the exons ATGATCCTCCTGACTCCCTCATCTG GTTTCTTCCAGTGTACCAACAAGCTCTTTCTGAGTGATCAGGCCACAGGACTCCAGATCAAGGAGTTTGCACGTAAAAATGCAGCTAACGCTCTGTCAGTTGCCAACATGGTAATGGGCATGGCCTCCATTCTCAGCAGTCTCAATGG GCACCATCATGCTGCATGTTGGCTGGTTCTGATTGGCTACCTGCTGGATTTGGCAGATGGAGCAGTTGCCAGGCGACTTGATGCCTGCTCTGCACTGG GTGCAAAGCTAGATGATTTTGCTGACTTCACAACCTTTGGGATTGCCACATCGTTGCTCCTGAGGACACCTGACCTGCTGGATAACATCCTATGCATGTGTTACGTCATGTCTGTGTTCGTCCGCCTCTGTTTCTTCTCAAGCG GCATCCCATTCATGTATCGTGGTCTGCCCTGCATCTACTCTTCAGCCATCCTGGCCAGTGCCTCTCTGCTGTCGGGGGGAAACATGGCCGTGCTGCGGGTCATCGCGGTGGCCATGATCCTCTTCATGATCAGTCAGAACTTTTACCCCCACGACAGAGTGCTAGAGTCGCAGGCCTGGAAGAAAGCAGTCTACGCTGGAG TAAAAGATGACAGGAactga
- the si:dkey-205h13.2 gene encoding cartilage intermediate layer protein 2, with product MLTCPSDFCQGCRTRWFNSDNPTGQGDYETLLQVQMVYPSQVCSQPVAIEAMTVSGVPAHKTGDIFQVYDATHGFACVTAEQPGGKRCQDYKVRFTCPLAFCSV from the exons ATGCTGACTTGTCCCTCAGATTTCTGTCAGG GTTGCAGGACACGTTGGTTCAACTCAGACAATCCCACAGGGCAGGGTGACTATGAGACCCTCCTCCAGGTGCAGATGGTCTATCCCAGTCAGGTCTGTTCTCAGCCTGTGGCAATTGAAGCCATGACAGTATCTGGTGTCCCGGCGCACAAGACTGGTGACATCTTTCAAGT CTATGACGCTACTCATGGCTTTGCCTGTGTGACCGCTGAGCAGCCGGGTGGCAAACGCTGTCAAGACTACAAGGTTCGCTTCACCTGCCCGCTGGCTTTCTGCTCAGTGTGA